TCGAACTTGATCGTGCCCTGCTTCACGAGGAATTCCTTGTAAATCTTGAGGGAGTCGATAATTTCCCAGTCAACCTTGGAGACCGGTTCGAACTTCCAGGTAGCCATCATTTCGTTAGAAAGCTTGGTGATGACGTTCGTGATTTCCGGACCTGCAGGACCGCCGTCTGCCGGGTTGAACTTGATGCCGTTGTAGTGGCTCGGGTTGTGGCTCGGAGTCATGTTGATGGAGCAAGCAGCACCGAGCATTTCGATGGCAGCGGAGAATTCCGGAGTCGGCATTTCGCCACCGTAATAGACCTTCACGCCAGCCTTTGCAAACTGGTCTGCGACAGCTTCGCAGAATTCGTGACCGAGCAAGCGGTTGTCATGACCAACGACCACGCCACGCTTCTGGAGTTCGGCAAAATCCTTGACACCCAGAGCAGCGAAAAGTTCCGGAGTTGCTTCCTTGTACAAACGCACAATAGCAGCACCGACAACCTGCAAGTTGCGGAGTGTGAATTCAGAACCGATTTCACCGCGCCAGCCGGAGGTACCAAAGCTGACCTTAGCCGGTTCCTGGGAGGTCAAAGCGACCTGCTTCACGGTTTCAACCAGGTTCATATCGGTAGCCGGGTTGAATTCGGGGGACTGAATCTTTTTCCAAATCTGGGTAATGTTTTCCATAAGGGTTCCTTTGTAGTTTTTACGTCGCAAAGATAGAAATTTAGTAGGAAGTAGGAAGTAGACAGTAGGAAGAAACGCCTAAAACAAGGGGTTACAATTCTTGTAAAAAAAAGACTCACTTTTATGTGAGCCTTGACTTTTACCTATTTCTTAAATTGCAACGACTACTTCGATTTCAAAGCTTCAAGCCGAGCCTTCGCCTCAGCAATTTTCTCTGGGGGCAAGCCCATTGCCTGCATAACGCTTATAGCATCGGCATGGCCTTCAGTTTTGCCTTCCGACTTGCCTTCAGCCTTTCCTTCAGTCTTACCCTTGAGAAAATTCTCAGCAATAACGGCATCGTATGCATGCATTTCGTCGAACATGAATTGCTCCATTTTTTTCAAAAGTTCAGGATCAGCATTGCTTACCCGCAAGCGGTCCAAAGCGTTCTTGAGAAGCGGGTCTTCCGATTCGGGGACTTCAAGCGGGCCCCTTGAAATGAGCCTAAGCCAGAAATCTTCACGGGAGTTCACGCCCTTGCGAAGCTTCAAGAACTTAACCAAATCAACTATAATATATTTATTTTTCGGAAACAGCGGCAAGGCCATCCCCGCCTTTACATCGTGCTTACTATAAAGCATCCACGTGTCCTTATAAATCTCCCTCGACTCCAAGATCGGGAATCTGCAAAGCCAAATGGAAACAGTTTCAGGAACCTCGTAATAATGAGCCATCTTTTCCTTTTCGGACATCGCAAGGAACTGTTCCGACCGATTATAATCATGCTTGCCACGTATCGTTAGATACGCATTGTAAAGCTGCATACGGTCCAAAAAGAACGGATGTTCGCGGTTTTGTAACTCGATATTCATGAAGCGGTTGTCACGCGTCGCCACCCACACATCAAGCCGCATGGGCTCATCGCCAGGCATAAACACGTCGATATATTTTTCGAATGCGTAGCTGAGGTCGACAATTTCGTGGTCATTGTCAAGTTCAAGAATACTGTTCAGCAGGTCACGAATCGTATCCTTGTCATCCAGCAAGGCGCGGAACGTCGCCGGATAATACGGAAGCAAGTATTCTACGCCATCTGCGTTTTTGACAATATACGGTTTTGTTGTTGTATTATTTTCATTTGCCATTAGCATGTCCTTATAATGGTAAGGAACATCCCCTACCCGTTATATTAACACGCTTTTGACGCCTACGGCGTCCGCGGCTGCACTCGGTCATAGAAAAATGCAAGCATTTTTCTGCGACTCTCGTTTTGCACGCTTTTTTGCCCCATTTGGCCCAAAGCTTTTTTTTGAATTCGAGTAAAATGATTTTAACACAGACAACAAAACAATTTCGGACAAAGTTAATTTTTCAGCATCAAGCCGGGGCGTTACGGGACCGGCGTATGAGGCCCCGTTCGAGGGGGTGGAGAGCAACGAAGTGCGAACCAGGGGGACACACCCCCACCAACCTTAACTAGATTGCCGCGTCGCTACGCTCCTCGCAATGACGTTTTTTCAAGCTACAGCTCTTGATTTACAAGCCTTTAATTTCGCCACATTTTTCTCTCATATCTAGTCTTTGCTCGTGGCAAGCTCCGCGATATTCTTCACATTTTCACATGCAAAATTCCAATAACTAATAACCCAAATCTATCGGTAATAAAATTATTTGATGATGCAAATTCATTACTTTTGCAAAACGGTGCAATTCCAATAACAATTTACTGCCTACGGCCTACTGTCTACTGCCTACTTTATTATATTATGGCTACTATGCAAATTACAAACGCTTCTCAACTTACTGGTGTTTTCCCCGCGTTGTTCACCCCGCTCAAGAACGACGATCCTAAGAACCTTCGCAACTCCATCGACTATAAGAAGATGGGGCAGATGATTGACGATGTTATTGCAGCTGGTGCTAGTGGTGTGCTCCCCGCCGTGACGACGGGCCAGAGTGCAACGGTCTCTCCGCAGCAGCACTTGGATATCATTAAGTTCACGCTCGACTACGTTGACGGTCGCGTTCCTGTGATTGCAGGCGCAGGCTCCAACTGCACGCGCGAATCTATCGAGATGATCGAAAACGTTTTGAAGATTGCTCCGGTGGCGGTCCTCTGCGTTACAGGCTACTACAACAATCCGCCGCAAGAAGGCCTCCTCAAGCACTACCAGACGCTCAGCAGCGAAACGGGTGCCAAGATTGTTATTTACAACGTTCCGGGCCGTACCTCCAGCTATGTCCATCCGGACACCTTGATTGCTCTTGCCGAAGACAAGAACATCATCGGTCTCAAGCAGGCGGTTGAATTTGGTTTTGGCGAAAAGTTCCACGAAGACACGATGCGCGTCATCAAGGAAACAAAGGGCAAGGACTTCGCTGTGATGAGCGGTGAAGACGGTCTCTTTGCAGACCTCCTCGAAATGGGCGGCACGGGTATCGTGAGCGCAACGGGCAACATCCCGGAAGCTTGCAAGACTTTCGTTGACCTCTACAAGGCTTTCCAGGCTGGCGACAAGGACAAGGCTCACAACTTGCAGAAGGCTGCACGCGACTACATCGACGCCACGTTCTGCCGCAAGAACCCGATTCCTCTCGGAACGCTCTTCAACAGCCCGTTGTTCCAGCCGCTCGTAAGCGTGAAGGACACGGCTAACGGTGCCGACGCTGTTGCCCGCATCATGAAGCTCATCGACGAGAAGGCAACCAGTTTGAAGAAGTATCATATTTAGACGAAAGAACGCCGCTGCGCGGCTACAGACTAAAGACGAGAGATTGTTAAACAAGTTATTTGAATCTTTTCTCTCGTCTGTAGCAAAGCAACGCAGTTGCGAAGCGTTCACTCGTCTCTCGTCTATTTTTTTAACAGGAGAATCACAATGGCTAAGAATGAAAAATCCGTTACCGACTTGGTCTGCGAACACATCAAGAAGCAGAAGCTTCTTCCGATCCCGGTGCAGACTCTGAACGAAGAAGCCGAAGCTACACGCTACTTCGGCGGCGACCTCAAGGAATTCTTGGCAGCAGCCAAGACTCTCGGCGCAAAGGGAATCTTCGTTGAAACACTTTATCTGGAAGACGACGAATTCTACTACGACAGCGGCATCGATGACGAAGAATACCTCGCCATGAACGGCGACTTCAATAACGAATGCTGCTGCGGTGAAAACTGCAACTGCAAGAAGGGCGACAAGAAGAAGTCCAAGAAGGCTGAAGAAGACGATAAGGTTGACGGCGTTCTCTTGGAACCGGAAGACCTCGAAGGTCTTGACCTCTCTCTCCTCCGTCCGGAAATTGCTAAGTTCCTCGACCGCGTTGGCGAAAGCTGCGGCGTACGCTTGACGGTTCCGGGTGTGGATCACCTCGAAGTCGAAATTTTCGCTGACTGGTACGACGAATTTGCCGAACTCGTTGACGAAGCTTCTGAAATCATCGAAGAAGATCCGAACGGCGCCCTCGAACAGGTGGAAGCCATGTTCAAGGAAGCTGAAAAGGCAGCCAAGGATGAGGACAAGAGTGTGAAGAAAATCGCCGCTCATCCGCCGAAAAAGACCGCAAGCGCTAAAGCTAAGAAGTAATCTTAAGAAGTCTTCAACTTTAGACAAAGTATTGACGCGAGTTCCGTTTCGGGACTCGCTTTTTTTTGTGCACGAGATGCGCGGCATTTCCAACGTTCGCAAGCATCACGCGAAATTTGTTCAACATGCAAAAACGCTCCCCGACGGGGAGCGTTTTCACAGTCTTTGGGGAGAGAAACTTTTTACTTCACAAGAACGCGCTGCATGAAGCTGCCCTGCTTCACCATGTAAATGCCAGAGTTCTTGTAGTTAGACTTGAGAACCTGAGCCATAGATGCGCCGGCTTCGAGCTTTGCGATACCGAGGAAACGACCCTGCATATCGAACACCTGGAAGTTGCCACTCTTGAGTTCCATTCTTGGAACTGCTGCGTGAATTGCAGTCGTGCTGCTAGAAGATTTCACGGTCTTAGAAGAGCTAGACTTAGCTTCGCTACTAGAACTGGATTCAGGCTGTGGAAGCGGATGTTTCTTGTCGGTCATCTTGAAGTAGGTGACATCGAACGAACCAGAACCACCACCGGCTTCGACAAGCACCTTGGCTTCGTACATCTTACCCATTTTCATGCCGAGAGATTCCCATTTCTTGAAGTGAGCCGTGATGTCGATATGGCCACAGGAACGAGCACTCTTACGCACGCTGAAGAACTGCGGGAAAGTCTGATCCCCCTTAATGGAGGGCTTGTTTACACGAGTGTTCTGCCAAATTTCGTAAGTATCACCGTCAACCGTGAATTCACCCTTTCTCTGGCCAAGGAGATTTGCACCCGGCTTGCTGAACCAGTCATCAACGATGTAGTATTCCACGAGCGGATCAACCGTCCAACCATAGATACCAATGTAGTTGTAGCCACCGGCAGAACCCTGTTTTTTCCAGTTGAAATAGGCATCGATGGGGCCAACTTGTTCATAAGTCTGCTTTTCATCATACTTGAAGCCGACACGGGCAAGGAAGTCACCCGTATTACTCCAGCTGGCCTTATAAGTTCCGTTATCATAGTAGGTCATGGAGTTATTGCCACCCTGGTACCAGATTTCATAGTGGTACGGAGAGCTGCCGACATTACCCGTCACGCTAGAGTTGTTCTGCCCCTGAGTCGTCTTGCTGGAACCCTGGTGACCCATTTCGTCCTTGCAGGCGTCAATCGTACCGGAAACAGTGCTGCTGCCCTTAGAAGAGCTAGATTTCACTGTTCCTGCAGAAGAGCTGGAAGTCGGGGTTACTGGGCCATTGGAGACATAGACCTTGGCGTAATTAAAATCAATCTTTCCAGAAGCGCCCTGCTGTTCAGGATACTGACCAGCTTCGCCCAAAATCTTTGCTTCATACAAAGAGGAACCAAGAGTAATGCCCTTCTGCTTCCAAGCCTTGAAATGTTCAGTGATGCTGATGGTACCGCACTTACGGGCAGTGCTTCTCAAGCTGTAAATCTGCTTGAAGGGTTTATTGCCTTCAATACTTGCTCTGTTGGCGTCAGCCGTGAAGATTTCGTATTCGGCGCCGTCAACAGTGATTTTGCCCTGAGACGTACCAAGCCAATTCGGTCTAGAGGCCGGACCCCAGTTATCGACGATGTACCATTCGATCAACGGGTTCTGCATCCAACCGTAAATACCCGCATAAGCATAAGAAATTGATTTATCATTGGTAAAGGTCTTCATGCTATAATCGGCAACAAGGTTACCGACCGCGAGAGGATCCTTGCCACTGTTCATCCCGTAATAGAGACCTTCTCTGCACAGGAAGTCATCTGTATTGGAGAAAGAACATGAAAAAGAGCCGTCGGTATAGAAATCGGTTGTAGCGCTGCCGCTCTTGTTCCACTGTTCATAGTGGAAATCACCAATTTGTCCAGTTTCACCCTTGTCGGCACCCGCGCCAACGCTAAACGAGACCGTTTTCTTTGTGCCAGAATGACTTGCGTTGCAGAAATCCTGGGCAAAAGCACCAGAGGCAAGTCCTAAAGACAGGACCAATCCAATCTTGGCTGCACTAGAAATGTTTTTCATAGTAATGATACTCCTCACATTTTAGTTATGCTTAACATAATATATTAGAGAGTATTCTAAAAAGGACTCCTGAAAAAAAAGTTTGTTGTTTAGAAAAACAACGACATTTTGTTTACAGAAAAAAGTTAAAAAATGGCACAAAAAAAGCCTCTTCCCCAACATTTCAGGAAGAGACTTTTAAAATTTCGGGAACTAACGTTCCGTCTCAACAAGTTTAGCGATTATTCTTCGGTTTCCGTCGGGCCGATTTCCTGCTTTTCAGCATCGTCTTTTACAACGGAATCGTCATCGACTTCAACGCCTTTGACCTTGTCGAAAGTTTCCTTGGCATCAGCGCTATCCTGTTCGATATCTTCGACGCTCGGGAGTGCAGTTGCATCCTTCACGACGTCGCCATCGCGCAGCGTAATCGCCTTGACACCCTGGGCATTGCGGCCCGTGAGGCGTATATCGGCAGCCTTGATGCGGATGACCTGACCATCCTTACTCGTAATGATCAAATCGTAATCGTCAGCTACGCTTTCCACGAACACGGCGGCACCAATCTTGTCTGTAACGTTCAGGTTGCGGACACCCTTGCTGCCACGGCGGGTCACGCGGTAAGAACCCGGTTCAGAACGCTTGCCATAACCCTTTTCGGTGATGGTCAAGATCTTGTTACCAGCCTTGAGCCACAAGAGCGAAATGACTTCGTCGCCTTCGGCGAGCGTAATGCCCTTCACGCCATGTGTGCCACGGCCCATAGCGCGGAAGCAACTAATCGGGAACGTGACGGCCTGACCGTTCTTGGTCGCAATCATCAAGAGATCCTTCGGGATCGGACGGTTTGCAAAGTCTTCAGCATCGCCAGATTCAGATTCTTCGGCAACAGCGGCTTCGGCAGCCTGAGCTTCCGCGGCATTTTCAACGGCTTCTGCGGAATCGTCGTCAGAAGCGTTCTTGCTGGCTTCGTATTCTTCGGCAGACATGCCCACGAGCTGAACCTTGACCAATTCATCGTCTTCGTCGAGGCTAATGGCATTGACGCCAGCCTTGCGCGGACGGCTAAAGAGCGTGAGGTCCATCTTGTTGATGATGCCCTTCTTGGTCGCAAACACGAGGCAGAAGTATCCACCGAACTTGCGCACCGGCACAATCGCCTGCACCTTTTCGCCTTCCGTGAGAGCGACAAAGTTCACAATCGGGCGTCCCTTACCATTGCGGGCGCCTTCCGGCAAGCGGTAGACCTTTGTCCAGTAGACACGGCCCTTGTTCGTAAACACGAGCAAGTAGCTGTGCGTACTAGCCGTGAAGATCTGTTCCACATTGTCTTCGTCCTTGAGGCCTGCGCCGATGATGCCTTTACCACCGCGGTTCTGAGCCTTGAACGTGTCAATCGGGAGGCGACGGATGTAGCCTTCCTTGCTAAGCGTAATGACCTGTTCTTCTTCGGCAATGAGGTCTTCGTCATCGCTATCGTCAATCGCTTCGCCAATCGTCGTGCGGCGTTCATCACCATACTTGTCAACGACTGCATCGAGCTTCTGGAGCATGATAGCAACGCGGCGTTCGCGCTTTTCCAAGATGTCCTTCAAGTCTGCGACCGTTGCAATGAGTTCGTTGTATTCGGCTTCCAACTTTTCGATGTTCAAGCCAACCAACTGGGCAAGGCGCATGTCAACGATGGCCTGAGACTGAATTTCATCGAGTGTGAAGCGATCCTGCAAGCTCTGCTTTGCTATTTCGGTCGTCTTGCTCTGGCGAATAATCTGCACGACTTCGTCGATGTTCTGCGTTGCAACACGCAAGCCTTCGATGATGTGGAGACGAGCGGCGGCCTTCTTCAAGTCGAACTGCGT
This is a stretch of genomic DNA from Fibrobacter sp. UWB4. It encodes these proteins:
- the dapA gene encoding 4-hydroxy-tetrahydrodipicolinate synthase produces the protein MQITNASQLTGVFPALFTPLKNDDPKNLRNSIDYKKMGQMIDDVIAAGASGVLPAVTTGQSATVSPQQHLDIIKFTLDYVDGRVPVIAGAGSNCTRESIEMIENVLKIAPVAVLCVTGYYNNPPQEGLLKHYQTLSSETGAKIVIYNVPGRTSSYVHPDTLIALAEDKNIIGLKQAVEFGFGEKFHEDTMRVIKETKGKDFAVMSGEDGLFADLLEMGGTGIVSATGNIPEACKTFVDLYKAFQAGDKDKAHNLQKAARDYIDATFCRKNPIPLGTLFNSPLFQPLVSVKDTANGADAVARIMKLIDEKATSLKKYHI
- the gyrA gene encoding DNA gyrase subunit A, yielding MSEEMVPGSQFKSLVEQDMQDCYLRYSMSVIVARALPDARDGFKPVHRRVMYSMHKLGVVPNKGTVKSARIVGDVIGKYHPHGDVAVYDTLARMAQDFSLRYPLVFGQGNFGSIDGDSPAAMRYTEAKMNNLGALMLEDLEKETVDMGPNYDESLEEPLVLPSALPNMIVNGTSGIAVGMATNMAPHNLREVGAAIHALAENPDLTGEDLMEYVKGPDFPTGAIVCGRSGIREAYLTGHGRVRVRARTEIETDAKGKPRIIVTEIPYMVNKAELCKKIADLVRDKRIDGITDIRDESSRDIRIVIELRRDAVGEVVLNNLFKYTQLQTTFSIYNLALVNNLPKLLTLKDLLQVYIDHRLDVITRATQFDLKKAAARLHIIEGLRVATQNIDEVVQIIRQSKTTEIAKQSLQDRFTLDEIQSQAIVDMRLAQLVGLNIEKLEAEYNELIATVADLKDILEKRERRVAIMLQKLDAVVDKYGDERRTTIGEAIDDSDDEDLIAEEEQVITLSKEGYIRRLPIDTFKAQNRGGKGIIGAGLKDEDNVEQIFTASTHSYLLVFTNKGRVYWTKVYRLPEGARNGKGRPIVNFVALTEGEKVQAIVPVRKFGGYFCLVFATKKGIINKMDLTLFSRPRKAGVNAISLDEDDELVKVQLVGMSAEEYEASKNASDDDSAEAVENAAEAQAAEAAVAEESESGDAEDFANRPIPKDLLMIATKNGQAVTFPISCFRAMGRGTHGVKGITLAEGDEVISLLWLKAGNKILTITEKGYGKRSEPGSYRVTRRGSKGVRNLNVTDKIGAAVFVESVADDYDLIITSKDGQVIRIKAADIRLTGRNAQGVKAITLRDGDVVKDATALPSVEDIEQDSADAKETFDKVKGVEVDDDSVVKDDAEKQEIGPTETEE
- a CDS encoding PD-(D/E)XK nuclease family transposase gives rise to the protein MANENNTTTKPYIVKNADGVEYLLPYYPATFRALLDDKDTIRDLLNSILELDNDHEIVDLSYAFEKYIDVFMPGDEPMRLDVWVATRDNRFMNIELQNREHPFFLDRMQLYNAYLTIRGKHDYNRSEQFLAMSEKEKMAHYYEVPETVSIWLCRFPILESREIYKDTWMLYSKHDVKAGMALPLFPKNKYIIVDLVKFLKLRKGVNSREDFWLRLISRGPLEVPESEDPLLKNALDRLRVSNADPELLKKMEQFMFDEMHAYDAVIAENFLKGKTEGKAEGKSEGKTEGHADAISVMQAMGLPPEKIAEAKARLEALKSK
- a CDS encoding glycoside hydrolase family 11 protein translates to MKNISSAAKIGLVLSLGLASGAFAQDFCNASHSGTKKTVSFSVGAGADKGETGQIGDFHYEQWNKSGSATTDFYTDGSFSCSFSNTDDFLCREGLYYGMNSGKDPLAVGNLVADYSMKTFTNDKSISYAYAGIYGWMQNPLIEWYIVDNWGPASRPNWLGTSQGKITVDGAEYEIFTADANRASIEGNKPFKQIYSLRSTARKCGTISITEHFKAWKQKGITLGSSLYEAKILGEAGQYPEQQGASGKIDFNYAKVYVSNGPVTPTSSSSAGTVKSSSSKGSSTVSGTIDACKDEMGHQGSSKTTQGQNNSSVTGNVGSSPYHYEIWYQGGNNSMTYYDNGTYKASWSNTGDFLARVGFKYDEKQTYEQVGPIDAYFNWKKQGSAGGYNYIGIYGWTVDPLVEYYIVDDWFSKPGANLLGQRKGEFTVDGDTYEIWQNTRVNKPSIKGDQTFPQFFSVRKSARSCGHIDITAHFKKWESLGMKMGKMYEAKVLVEAGGGSGSFDVTYFKMTDKKHPLPQPESSSSSEAKSSSSKTVKSSSSTTAIHAAVPRMELKSGNFQVFDMQGRFLGIAKLEAGASMAQVLKSNYKNSGIYMVKQGSFMQRVLVK